A single region of the Syntrophotaleaceae bacterium genome encodes:
- a CDS encoding glycosyltransferase family 4 protein: MAKVVIIASFAESLIRFRGDLIQEMVKNNHEVIACAPDADKRTLSSLKTLGVNYHNIQLNRTTFNIKSEFCLVLNLINLLRKFKPDVVLTYTIKPNIFGSLASIISGVPRIGVMVTGLGHPFSEEAGNLTRKIATILYKMSITKRHVIFFQNPDDIKLFIENKIIKENTEKILINGSGVCLTKFSSNEPPQSPSFLLIARLIKEKGIIEFVNAAKIVKKKYPNVKFRLVGSCHDDKYHITKDELDGWIKDDLIEYHGYLNDVRKVIESSSVYVLPSFYREGVPRSILEAMAMARPIITTDSPGCRETVVHGLNGLLVPPRDAEALAGAMEQLIENPSLIKKMGLASRAIAEEKYDVKKVNRVILENLGLLPDGDAGLTIKHRFPWKGGEPEFNR, translated from the coding sequence ATGGCAAAAGTGGTCATTATTGCAAGCTTCGCTGAATCATTGATCAGATTTCGAGGAGACCTGATTCAGGAAATGGTCAAGAATAATCACGAGGTGATTGCCTGTGCTCCCGATGCTGATAAAAGAACCCTCAGCAGTTTGAAAACACTTGGTGTGAATTATCATAATATTCAGTTGAACAGAACGACTTTCAACATAAAATCGGAATTTTGTCTTGTTCTAAATCTCATAAATTTACTTAGAAAATTTAAGCCTGATGTTGTCCTGACTTACACTATTAAACCGAATATTTTTGGGTCTCTTGCCTCAATAATCTCAGGAGTTCCGAGGATAGGAGTTATGGTAACAGGTTTGGGGCACCCATTTTCTGAAGAGGCTGGAAATTTAACCAGAAAAATTGCAACTATTCTTTACAAAATGTCCATTACTAAAAGACATGTCATTTTTTTTCAAAATCCGGATGATATAAAACTTTTCATCGAAAATAAAATAATAAAAGAGAATACGGAGAAAATTTTAATAAACGGCTCCGGAGTTTGTCTGACGAAATTTTCTTCTAATGAACCACCGCAATCTCCCTCTTTTCTACTGATAGCAAGGCTTATCAAAGAAAAAGGAATAATCGAATTTGTCAATGCTGCAAAAATAGTGAAAAAAAAGTATCCAAATGTCAAATTCAGACTTGTAGGATCCTGCCATGATGATAAATATCACATCACTAAAGATGAACTTGATGGTTGGATAAAAGATGATTTAATCGAATATCACGGATACTTGAATGATGTTCGTAAAGTAATCGAGAGTTCCTCTGTCTATGTTTTGCCCAGTTTTTATCGCGAAGGGGTTCCCAGGTCAATTCTGGAAGCTATGGCGATGGCCCGGCCTATCATCACAACCGATTCCCCCGGATGCCGTGAGACGGTGGTCCACGGACTAAACGGTCTTCTTGTGCCACCAAGAGACGCCGAGGCGTTGGCCGGTGCCATGGAACAGTTGATCGAAAATCCTTCGCTCATCAAAAAGATGGGTCTGGCCAGCAGAGCAATCGCCGAAGAGAAGTATGATGTGAAAAAGGTCAACAGAGTCATTCTGGAAAACCTTGGTCTCCTTCCTGATGGCGATGCCGGTTTGACGATCAAGCATCGGTTTCCCTGGAAAGGTGGAGAACCTGAGTTTAACCGCTAG
- a CDS encoding class I SAM-dependent methyltransferase → MEKKWIDCNVCGMDQFKAIAKQGGWTIGQCRNCGLIYVNPTAIFRPDHEFSKVSLGFQYTRYQSVNLSNKVIEFEKKQLLENRASLEKFGCSAPSKFRFLDVGCGSGASVRAAAELGWEAVGIDLDPELIEKGRRELEMDLRCTTLLEAHMEKEQFDFIRLRDVIEHLPDPYETLLEIKRLLVPGGGVLVSTPNEGSMPTRLRQALGYRRRVVATVTPPHHLHGFNRHTLQKIIQRAELFIDEIKSTTPVDPSYVTSRNMLSSQNSCSVFLWNLGRSLDMGSMLIGWARKISGSPLC, encoded by the coding sequence ATGGAAAAGAAATGGATAGACTGCAATGTCTGCGGGATGGATCAATTCAAAGCAATTGCCAAACAAGGTGGATGGACCATAGGGCAGTGTCGAAATTGCGGCCTCATTTATGTGAATCCCACAGCCATTTTTAGACCTGATCATGAATTTTCGAAAGTATCCCTTGGATTTCAATACACGAGATATCAGAGTGTCAACCTCTCGAACAAGGTTATCGAATTCGAAAAAAAACAGCTTCTGGAAAATCGTGCTTCACTGGAAAAATTCGGCTGCAGTGCGCCTTCAAAATTCAGGTTTCTGGATGTCGGCTGTGGTTCGGGAGCTTCTGTGCGGGCAGCAGCGGAACTCGGATGGGAAGCTGTCGGCATAGATCTGGATCCAGAATTAATTGAAAAAGGGCGAAGAGAATTAGAGATGGATTTGCGCTGCACCACTCTGCTTGAGGCTCACATGGAAAAGGAGCAATTCGATTTTATCCGCCTGCGGGATGTCATCGAACACCTGCCTGATCCTTATGAAACTTTGCTGGAAATAAAACGTCTGCTTGTGCCGGGAGGCGGGGTGCTTGTTTCCACCCCCAATGAAGGTTCCATGCCCACCAGGCTCCGCCAGGCCTTGGGTTATCGACGTCGGGTGGTTGCCACCGTAACTCCCCCGCACCATCTCCATGGCTTCAACAGGCATACCCTGCAGAAGATTATTCAAAGGGCCGAGCTGTTTATAGACGAAATCAAATCAACGACTCCGGTGGACCCGTCTTACGTCACATCCCGCAACATGCTTTCCTCGCAAAACTCATGTTCTGTTTTCCTTTGGAATCTGGGAAGGAGTCTCGACATGGGAAGCATGCTCATTGGCTGGGCGAGAAAGATTTCTGGGAGTCCTTTATGTTGA
- a CDS encoding sugar transferase has product MKRLFDLMVSSFALILTLPLFGLIAAVIRINMGPPVLFRHLRPGLNGCPFYLLKFRTMVNAFDKNGKLLPGQKRLTSLGRMLRALSLDELPQLINVLKGEMSLIGPRPLLMEYLDLYTPEQKRRLEVKPGVTGWAQVNGRNALSWEERFALDVWYVDHQSIWLDLKIIGLTLVKVIRREGITTKNGNLAEHFSGSAGGSKKSTLSRPLRNEHQGKDLK; this is encoded by the coding sequence ATGAAAAGACTGTTCGATTTGATGGTTTCGTCTTTTGCTCTGATTCTAACGCTCCCGCTTTTCGGACTTATTGCGGCAGTCATTCGAATCAATATGGGGCCCCCGGTTCTTTTCCGGCACTTGCGGCCCGGTTTGAATGGCTGCCCTTTCTATTTATTGAAATTCAGGACGATGGTTAACGCCTTTGATAAAAACGGCAAACTGCTTCCAGGGCAAAAAAGATTGACGTCTCTCGGTCGTATGCTCAGAGCCCTGAGTCTGGATGAGCTGCCCCAGTTGATCAACGTCCTGAAGGGCGAAATGAGCCTCATAGGCCCCAGGCCTTTGCTGATGGAATATCTCGACCTCTATACACCGGAGCAGAAACGTCGACTGGAGGTGAAACCAGGCGTCACCGGTTGGGCCCAGGTGAACGGACGCAATGCCCTTTCCTGGGAAGAGAGGTTTGCTCTGGATGTCTGGTACGTAGACCACCAGTCCATTTGGCTCGATCTGAAAATCATCGGGCTGACCCTGGTGAAGGTCATCAGGCGGGAAGGCATAACGACCAAAAACGGAAACCTTGCCGAACACTTTTCAGGCTCTGCCGGTGGGTCGAAGAAAAGCACCCTTTCCCGACCACTTCGAAACGAGCATCAAGGAAAGGACTTGAAATGA
- a CDS encoding DegT/DnrJ/EryC1/StrS aminotransferase family protein gives MKSISQGQSVGKKSVTSPWPIFADDEIEAVVRVLQSGKVNYWTGEEGRLFEEEFAGHVETRHAIALANGTVALELALYALGIGPGDEVITTSRTFIASASAIVMRGATPVLADVDLESQNITAETIAAVLTDRTRAVIVVHLAGRPCEMDSIMALAAKHRIKVVEDCAQAHGALYKGRKVGSMGHVGAFSFCQDKIMTTGGEGGMLTTDDDDLWECAWSYKDHGKSRQAVFDQGHPPGFRWLHESFGTNLRMTEIQAALGRVVLRKLPDWVALRRRNAAILDELFSDLQGLRICVPPPHLTHSYYKYYAFVRPENLKNGWNRDRIMQAIAAEGVPCLSGSCSEIYLEKAFIDRGIGPSSRLPAARELGENSLMFLVHPSLEVEEMHYCGTVARKVIQEAQIT, from the coding sequence ATGAAGTCGATCTCTCAGGGCCAGTCTGTGGGAAAGAAATCTGTTACATCCCCTTGGCCAATCTTTGCGGACGACGAAATTGAAGCCGTTGTCCGGGTTCTTCAATCCGGGAAGGTGAATTACTGGACCGGGGAGGAAGGGCGCCTGTTCGAAGAGGAGTTTGCAGGCCACGTCGAGACCAGACACGCCATTGCCCTCGCCAATGGGACCGTTGCCCTGGAGCTGGCTCTGTATGCCCTTGGCATAGGACCAGGAGATGAAGTCATAACGACCAGCAGGACTTTCATCGCCTCAGCCAGCGCTATTGTCATGCGTGGCGCGACCCCGGTCCTGGCCGATGTCGATCTCGAAAGCCAGAACATCACGGCAGAGACGATCGCTGCCGTCCTGACGGACAGAACCCGCGCCGTCATCGTGGTTCACCTGGCTGGTCGGCCTTGCGAGATGGATTCCATTATGGCCCTTGCAGCAAAGCACAGGATCAAGGTTGTGGAGGACTGCGCGCAGGCTCACGGTGCGCTCTATAAAGGGAGAAAGGTCGGGTCTATGGGGCATGTCGGGGCTTTCTCTTTCTGCCAGGACAAGATTATGACCACGGGCGGGGAAGGGGGAATGCTGACGACCGACGATGATGATCTTTGGGAATGCGCCTGGTCATACAAGGATCACGGAAAAAGCCGCCAGGCAGTATTCGATCAGGGGCATCCGCCCGGTTTTCGATGGCTGCACGAATCCTTTGGCACAAACTTGCGGATGACGGAGATTCAGGCTGCCCTGGGAAGGGTGGTTTTGCGGAAACTGCCCGATTGGGTTGCCCTTCGCCGCAGAAATGCTGCGATTCTCGATGAGTTGTTCAGTGACCTGCAAGGTTTGCGGATCTGTGTTCCACCTCCTCACCTGACCCACTCTTATTACAAATATTATGCATTCGTCCGCCCCGAGAATCTGAAAAACGGGTGGAACCGCGACAGGATAATGCAAGCCATTGCTGCCGAAGGTGTTCCCTGCCTCAGTGGAAGCTGCAGCGAAATCTATCTCGAAAAGGCTTTTATCGATAGGGGCATCGGCCCATCCTCGCGGTTGCCCGCTGCCAGAGAACTCGGCGAAAACAGCCTCATGTTTCTGGTTCATCCATCGCTGGAAGTGGAAGAGATGCACTATTGCGGAACCGTTGCTCGGAAAGTCATTCAGGAGGCGCAAATTACCTGA
- a CDS encoding GNAT family N-acetyltransferase produces MQAEFISSDDSRWKDLLKIADHDLYHLPEYLSLAARHEGGMPCAFWAETAESVFLVPLLKRVIPADLKSEYSLCDVFTPYGYPGPILNGNHSEKNIEDILQGFFSACRKNGVVSAFWRLHPLLPFPADPLQKLGTLVQHGNTVYIDLSHTPEQMWQETSNNHRRHIKRLREHGFVAVRNEWRYWQSFIDAYRENMDRVSADGFYFFSNRYFEDLRTTFGEKLDLWTVLSAEGDFAGSMLFTMENGIVQYHLGGTMTRYMNFSPNKLIIAEARLCFKKEGHRFLHLGGGLGGATDSLYTYKARFSPLSVPFYTFRAVVIADVYADLTQKRLGKMEAQDSGKMGFFPAYRIPS; encoded by the coding sequence ATGCAAGCCGAATTCATTTCCTCGGACGATTCCAGATGGAAGGATCTGCTGAAAATAGCCGATCACGACCTGTACCATCTGCCTGAATATCTCTCCCTTGCAGCTCGTCATGAAGGCGGCATGCCGTGCGCTTTTTGGGCTGAAACTGCTGAAAGTGTTTTTCTTGTTCCTCTTCTGAAACGTGTCATCCCCGCCGATCTGAAGTCGGAATACAGCCTGTGCGATGTTTTCACGCCTTACGGGTATCCCGGTCCAATCTTGAACGGGAATCATTCCGAAAAAAACATTGAAGACATTTTGCAGGGTTTTTTCAGTGCATGCCGAAAAAACGGCGTTGTATCGGCTTTTTGGCGACTTCACCCTTTGCTGCCGTTTCCAGCTGACCCTCTTCAAAAACTCGGAACACTTGTCCAGCATGGGAATACGGTTTATATCGATCTTTCCCATACCCCTGAACAAATGTGGCAGGAAACCAGCAATAATCACAGGCGCCACATAAAGCGCTTGCGTGAGCACGGCTTTGTTGCCGTTCGCAATGAATGGCGGTACTGGCAGTCGTTTATCGATGCCTATCGTGAAAACATGGACCGAGTCAGTGCCGATGGGTTTTACTTCTTTTCGAATCGGTATTTTGAGGACCTGCGAACTACATTCGGTGAAAAGCTCGATCTATGGACGGTATTGTCCGCTGAGGGGGACTTTGCAGGGAGTATGCTTTTCACTATGGAGAATGGAATCGTTCAATACCATCTTGGTGGAACCATGACCAGATACATGAATTTTTCTCCAAACAAGCTGATCATTGCCGAGGCACGGCTCTGTTTCAAAAAAGAAGGGCATCGCTTTCTTCATCTGGGTGGCGGGCTCGGTGGTGCCACAGACTCGCTGTATACCTATAAAGCCCGATTTTCGCCCCTGTCCGTTCCGTTTTATACCTTTCGGGCTGTCGTCATTGCGGATGTCTATGCCGATCTTACCCAGAAGCGGTTAGGAAAGATGGAGGCACAGGATTCCGGAAAAATGGGCTTTTTTCCTGCCTACCGCATACCGTCATAA
- a CDS encoding ATP-grasp domain-containing protein has protein sequence MMANNFRTINVLLTGAGGDQSIFIWKALKQSALNTRIVACDSSYLSVGLYRTDLGYVIPNATSKDFLPKIKEIIRIEKIDIVMTGGMAEMMVLAEHSEEITNETGAYVVAPPFEALKVAGDKWLLVNFLRERGFNHPRSCIPGNDDELIRFQQEVPFPYIVKGRFGAGSRQLSMARNSQELDHLMSVLEKPIIQEYLLPDDGEFTVGCFCDRDSRAVGTIVMKRTLGHGLTHKAQVLFHDEISGYCESIAEKLGYVGPLNLQLRLTDRGPVLFEINPRFSSTESARAYFNFNMPEMCIRHFLFHQDIPRPQVKTGYFFRIFDDVFVDGMAVEKTRATGISKGISAKIVPNF, from the coding sequence ATGATGGCAAACAATTTCAGGACAATTAATGTTCTTTTGACAGGAGCCGGAGGTGATCAGAGTATTTTCATCTGGAAGGCCCTGAAGCAATCTGCGCTTAATACCCGGATCGTGGCCTGCGACAGCAGTTATCTCTCCGTCGGTCTTTACCGTACCGATCTGGGCTATGTCATTCCGAATGCTACCTCCAAGGATTTTCTGCCAAAAATCAAGGAAATCATACGGATCGAAAAAATCGACATCGTCATGACCGGCGGGATGGCGGAGATGATGGTTTTGGCAGAACATTCAGAGGAGATCACGAATGAAACCGGCGCCTATGTTGTCGCTCCGCCCTTTGAAGCCCTGAAAGTTGCCGGAGACAAGTGGTTGCTTGTCAATTTTCTCAGGGAAAGAGGCTTCAATCATCCCCGGTCCTGTATTCCTGGAAATGATGATGAACTGATCCGTTTCCAGCAGGAAGTTCCTTTCCCCTACATCGTCAAGGGGCGTTTTGGAGCAGGCTCCAGGCAATTATCCATGGCTCGCAACAGTCAGGAACTGGATCATTTGATGTCTGTTCTGGAAAAGCCGATCATTCAGGAATATCTTCTGCCCGATGACGGGGAATTCACCGTAGGGTGCTTCTGCGACCGCGATTCCAGGGCTGTGGGAACCATTGTTATGAAAAGGACACTTGGTCATGGCCTGACCCACAAGGCGCAGGTCCTTTTTCATGATGAAATTTCCGGGTACTGTGAAAGTATTGCGGAAAAACTCGGGTATGTTGGTCCGCTGAATCTTCAGTTGCGTCTGACTGACCGGGGGCCGGTACTTTTTGAGATTAATCCGCGATTTTCGAGTACCGAATCGGCTCGGGCATATTTTAATTTCAACATGCCTGAAATGTGCATCCGCCATTTTTTATTCCATCAGGACATACCACGCCCCCAAGTCAAAACCGGTTATTTTTTTAGAATATTTGATGATGTTTTCGTTGATGGCATGGCGGTGGAGAAAACCCGGGCAACCGGCATATCCAAAGGGATCTCGGCCAAAATTGTCCCGAATTTTTGA
- a CDS encoding sugar transferase: MLKSVFLKRSMDLVLAIAAFILLLPLFALLACLILARLGRPIIFCQIRPGLAGKPFQIYKFRTMTEARDDEGRLLPDRQRLTPLGEFLRRTSLDELPELYNVIKGDLSLVGPRPLLSRYIPYYSERECLRHTVKPGLTGWAQINGRNYLPWTERLALDVWYVENWSLLLDIRILLKTVAIVVGQEGVSADPDQAESDLDQERREQVVSAAAMGISRE; encoded by the coding sequence ATGTTGAAGTCAGTTTTTTTGAAACGGAGTATGGACCTGGTCCTGGCGATTGCGGCATTCATACTGTTGCTGCCATTGTTCGCACTGCTGGCCTGTCTTATCCTTGCCAGACTTGGAAGACCGATAATCTTTTGCCAGATAAGGCCGGGGCTTGCCGGCAAACCTTTTCAGATCTACAAGTTTCGCACCATGACCGAGGCCAGAGACGATGAGGGCAGGCTGCTTCCTGACAGGCAGCGGCTCACGCCTCTGGGCGAGTTCTTGCGTCGGACCAGCCTTGATGAGCTGCCCGAGTTATACAATGTCATCAAAGGCGATCTCAGCCTGGTCGGGCCCCGTCCGCTGCTGTCGCGTTACATTCCCTACTATAGCGAGCGCGAGTGTTTGCGGCACACGGTCAAACCCGGACTCACAGGGTGGGCCCAGATCAATGGTCGCAACTATCTACCCTGGACCGAGAGATTGGCTCTCGACGTCTGGTATGTCGAAAACTGGTCCCTGTTGCTGGACATCCGGATTCTTTTGAAGACCGTAGCGATCGTGGTTGGTCAGGAGGGCGTTTCCGCCGATCCTGACCAGGCTGAAAGCGATCTGGATCAGGAGAGGAGAGAACAGGTTGTTTCCGCCGCTGCCATGGGCATCAGCAGGGAATGA
- a CDS encoding PHP domain-containing protein has translation MTVSGMTGIYHIHSNYSYDGTNSLEEIADWARAHGIRFVLLTEHDLGFDQEKFDRYLFECSKYRKDVLLVPGMEYEVIHRGGIIHIGAVGLPDLVQRSVLDKGIEPLVEKIHEKGGIAVLHHPSNIRRLLNKDDLKSFDFIEVWNTKFDCDFAPNGDFLEWLKRTWCGSCLVSADIHEVARFDRKRIPRIELSLDPERLETSAIVDQLINRMYRCLKGQWEFLPDGSCTSSRLIHRYLPEICSVKKRIFRIARALVPEPYRKTVYKLVNRAWIR, from the coding sequence ATGACGGTTTCCGGAATGACCGGGATTTATCATATTCATTCGAATTACTCCTATGACGGGACCAACAGCCTGGAGGAGATTGCTGATTGGGCCCGGGCTCATGGAATTCGTTTTGTGCTACTCACCGAACATGATCTCGGTTTCGATCAGGAGAAGTTTGACCGGTATTTGTTTGAATGCTCGAAATATAGAAAGGACGTCCTTCTGGTTCCGGGGATGGAATATGAGGTAATTCATCGGGGAGGCATCATTCACATCGGAGCGGTCGGTCTGCCCGATCTGGTGCAACGTTCCGTCCTTGATAAAGGGATAGAGCCTCTGGTCGAAAAAATCCACGAGAAGGGCGGGATCGCCGTTCTGCACCATCCCAGCAACATCAGACGGCTGTTGAACAAAGACGATCTTAAATCCTTCGATTTCATAGAAGTTTGGAATACCAAGTTTGATTGCGATTTTGCACCCAACGGAGATTTTTTAGAATGGCTAAAAAGGACCTGGTGCGGATCATGTCTCGTTTCCGCCGATATTCATGAAGTGGCCCGGTTCGACAGAAAGCGCATACCCCGGATCGAACTGAGTCTCGATCCGGAGAGATTGGAGACATCGGCCATTGTCGACCAGTTGATAAACCGGATGTATCGCTGCCTCAAGGGGCAATGGGAATTTCTGCCCGACGGATCCTGCACATCCTCCAGGTTAATACATAGGTATCTACCCGAAATCTGCTCGGTCAAAAAAAGAATTTTCCGGATTGCCAGGGCGCTGGTGCCGGAACCATACCGCAAAACTGTCTACAAGCTTGTGAACAGGGCATGGATACGATGA